From a region of the Dyella jiangningensis genome:
- a CDS encoding ArnT family glycosyltransferase — protein MRDVGSVAVGVARWRAVFLAGFVTLFLLKLMLAATLSPFGDEAFYWQESRHLAWGYSDLPPLTAWLIRLGEIVCGHGLLGLRWPFLLIGSALPWLVRALARGQFDEKTGWQAGALCLVLPLAGSLGVMAVPDVPLTVAITVALWALLRAMQRDRLRGWCWLGFALGVCWLAHYRAAMPMLAGLLLLSITPRGRQQWRRTGLWLAMGVAALGLVPLVISNWQQGGAGVAFQVAERNPWRFHADALVQPVEQAIACTPLLYALLLWTAWRCWKRRHEGAPWDVVGIVSASFIVLYFALGLFADDLRFRAHWPLPGYLPLLAVLPVLLREHAPCRRGWIAAALGLALAGQLSGLAYLGLAATGERGASVLAHLKVFPARFVGWTESGAAARQLLARHPAVLVADNFMLAAEIDFQLGGHVPVYVLDSPLNLKHGRAPQLAIWQRDETALRRLHGGAPMLLVLDEKALRVHERADWLRTLCGRIEEPESLLRLDLYEGRRRVAFYAGRVPSGVPGDAVMDDRCPLWQFARTADAAK, from the coding sequence ATGCGTGACGTCGGCAGTGTAGCCGTGGGCGTCGCGCGCTGGCGAGCCGTGTTCCTGGCCGGTTTCGTGACGCTGTTCCTGCTCAAGCTCATGCTTGCCGCGACGCTGTCGCCGTTCGGTGACGAAGCGTTCTATTGGCAGGAGAGTCGGCACCTCGCGTGGGGCTACAGCGATCTGCCGCCTTTGACTGCATGGCTCATCCGCTTGGGGGAAATCGTGTGCGGCCACGGGCTGCTTGGCCTGCGCTGGCCGTTCCTGCTGATCGGCAGTGCCTTGCCCTGGCTGGTGCGTGCCCTGGCGCGCGGGCAATTCGATGAAAAGACCGGCTGGCAGGCCGGAGCGTTGTGCCTGGTCTTGCCACTTGCCGGCAGCCTGGGCGTGATGGCGGTACCCGACGTTCCCCTCACCGTCGCCATCACCGTGGCCCTGTGGGCGCTGCTGCGCGCAATGCAGCGCGATCGCCTTCGCGGCTGGTGCTGGCTGGGCTTCGCGCTCGGTGTGTGCTGGCTGGCCCACTATCGCGCTGCGATGCCGATGCTTGCCGGCTTGCTGCTGTTGTCGATCACGCCACGCGGGCGACAACAATGGCGGCGGACCGGCCTCTGGCTCGCCATGGGCGTGGCTGCATTGGGGCTTGTTCCCCTGGTGATTTCCAATTGGCAGCAGGGCGGCGCCGGCGTGGCGTTCCAGGTGGCCGAACGCAATCCGTGGCGATTCCACGCCGATGCGCTGGTACAGCCGGTCGAACAGGCGATCGCCTGCACGCCGCTGCTCTATGCGCTGTTGTTGTGGACCGCTTGGCGTTGCTGGAAGCGCCGTCATGAAGGCGCGCCGTGGGACGTCGTCGGCATCGTCTCCGCCAGCTTCATCGTTCTCTATTTCGCTCTGGGCCTGTTTGCCGATGACCTGCGTTTTCGCGCGCACTGGCCGTTGCCCGGCTATCTGCCCTTGCTCGCGGTGCTGCCGGTGCTGTTGCGGGAACACGCGCCCTGTCGCCGGGGCTGGATCGCCGCGGCCCTCGGCCTCGCCTTGGCGGGACAACTGAGCGGGTTGGCCTATCTGGGTTTGGCCGCGACCGGGGAACGGGGCGCCAGCGTGCTGGCCCATCTCAAGGTTTTTCCTGCGCGTTTCGTGGGATGGACGGAAAGTGGTGCTGCGGCTCGCCAGCTGCTGGCACGGCATCCCGCCGTGCTGGTGGCGGACAACTTCATGCTGGCTGCCGAAATCGATTTCCAGCTTGGCGGCCACGTGCCGGTCTATGTGCTGGACAGTCCGCTCAACCTGAAGCACGGGCGTGCCCCGCAACTGGCCATCTGGCAGCGCGACGAAACCGCGTTGCGGCGCTTGCATGGAGGCGCCCCGATGCTGCTCGTGCTCGATGAGAAGGCGCTGCGCGTGCACGAACGCGCGGATTGGCTACGCACGCTTTGCGGGCGCATCGAGGAACCGGAGTCGTTGCTTCGCCTGGATCTCTACGAAGGCCGCCGACGCGTGGCCTTTTATGCGGGACGGGTCCCCTCCGGCGTACCGGGCGATGCCGTGATGGACGATCGGTGTCCGCTATGGCAATTCGCCCGCACAGCCGACGCGGCGAAGTGA
- a CDS encoding AAA family ATPase yields the protein MSAITPLHDETLHARLEAAMAQVNRVLLGKPRQVKLAFTCLIAGGHLLLEDVPGVGKTTLAHALAASFALEFQRVQFTSDLLPSDIIGVSVYERETAQFRFHPGPIFTGLLLADEINRATPKTQSALLEAMAEAQVTVDGQTHALPQPFFVVATQNPLDLAGTFPLPDSQLDRFMLRVSLDYPDATAERALLTGSDRRDLLAQLSPQLDNAGLTELARHAQAITASGALLDYLQALLAASRRHADIRVGLSPRAGLALLGAARAWAMLSGRSHVLPEDIQALFVPLAAHRLVTTRGASGESLARALLADVAVD from the coding sequence ATGTCCGCCATCACTCCGCTGCACGATGAAACGCTGCACGCCCGACTCGAAGCCGCGATGGCCCAGGTCAATCGCGTACTGCTGGGCAAGCCGCGCCAGGTCAAGCTCGCCTTCACCTGCCTGATCGCGGGTGGCCATCTGCTGCTGGAGGACGTACCCGGCGTGGGCAAGACCACGCTGGCGCATGCGCTCGCTGCGAGCTTCGCGCTGGAGTTCCAGCGCGTGCAGTTCACCAGCGACCTGCTGCCGTCGGACATTATCGGGGTAAGCGTCTACGAGCGCGAAACGGCGCAGTTTCGTTTTCATCCGGGACCGATCTTCACCGGCCTGCTGCTGGCCGACGAAATCAACCGCGCCACGCCAAAGACGCAGAGTGCGCTGCTGGAAGCGATGGCGGAGGCGCAGGTCACCGTGGACGGCCAAACGCATGCGCTGCCGCAGCCGTTCTTCGTGGTGGCCACGCAGAATCCACTCGATCTCGCCGGCACGTTCCCGCTGCCCGATTCGCAGCTCGACCGCTTCATGCTGCGTGTTTCGCTCGATTACCCCGATGCCACGGCCGAACGCGCACTGCTCACCGGCAGCGATCGGCGTGACCTGCTCGCGCAGCTCTCTCCGCAGCTGGACAACGCAGGCCTCACCGAACTCGCTCGCCATGCTCAGGCCATCACCGCGAGCGGCGCCCTGCTCGATTATCTGCAGGCCCTGCTCGCCGCCAGCCGGCGACATGCCGACATCCGCGTGGGCCTGTCGCCGCGCGCGGGCCTCGCATTGCTCGGCGCCGCACGCGCATGGGCGATGCTGAGCGGTCGCTCGCATGTGTTGCCAGAGGACATCCAGGCCTTGTTCGTTCCCTTGGCCGCGCATCGCCTGGTCACGACGCGCGGCGCCAGCGGAGAAAGCCTGGCGCGTGCGCTGCTGGCCGACGTCGCGGTGGATTGA
- a CDS encoding DUF58 domain-containing protein: protein MPAAFRRLQAWAERRLPALTRYKRPESLPITLHRRRVYIVPTAFGTAFTLLLLVMLLGALNYSNNAALLLTCMLGSACATSMLVAFRSLHGLRLSAIRQGQAIASESMVIQLVFAADDHAHASVHADMDGQTETFMAPARTETWLTLNLATSQRGWQPLPRIKLWSNWPVGLFHAWSWIHPDHAVLVWPRPEPAGPPPVLQGEYDLRRRLHQGEDIAALRDYRAGDPQRHIAWKHSARHEHLLVKDFEQPEAREEWRLDWRALSPLSPEARIARLARWLGEAEAVGRPTALWLPGEDIALGHGRSHYVHCMNALARLP from the coding sequence ATGCCGGCGGCATTCCGTCGCCTTCAGGCCTGGGCCGAGCGGCGCCTGCCCGCGCTCACCCGCTACAAGCGGCCCGAAAGCCTGCCCATCACGCTGCATCGCCGGCGTGTCTATATCGTGCCGACCGCTTTCGGTACAGCGTTCACCCTCTTGTTGCTGGTGATGCTGCTGGGCGCACTCAACTACTCCAACAATGCGGCGCTGCTGCTCACCTGCATGCTGGGTTCGGCATGCGCCACGAGCATGCTGGTGGCGTTCCGCAGCCTCCATGGCCTGCGCCTGAGCGCCATTCGGCAGGGACAGGCCATCGCGAGCGAGTCCATGGTGATCCAGCTGGTTTTCGCCGCTGACGATCATGCCCACGCTTCCGTGCATGCCGATATGGACGGCCAAACGGAAACGTTCATGGCACCCGCACGCACGGAAACCTGGCTGACGCTGAATCTCGCCACCTCGCAGCGGGGCTGGCAACCGTTGCCGCGCATCAAGCTGTGGAGCAACTGGCCGGTGGGCTTGTTCCACGCATGGAGCTGGATCCATCCCGATCACGCCGTGCTGGTATGGCCGCGCCCCGAGCCCGCCGGACCACCGCCGGTGCTGCAGGGCGAATACGACCTGCGCCGCCGTCTTCACCAGGGCGAGGACATCGCGGCCTTGCGCGATTACCGCGCCGGCGATCCGCAACGCCATATCGCGTGGAAGCACAGCGCTCGTCACGAGCACCTGCTGGTGAAGGATTTCGAGCAGCCGGAAGCCCGTGAGGAATGGCGACTGGACTGGCGTGCACTGTCGCCACTGTCGCCTGAAGCACGCATCGCGCGATTGGCGCGATGGCTGGGCGAGGCCGAAGCGGTCGGCAGGCCGACTGCGCTATGGCTTCCTGGCGAGGACATCGCCCTCGGCCACGGACGCAGCCACTACGTGCATTGCATGAACGCGCTGGCGCGATTGCCATGA
- a CDS encoding transglutaminase TgpA family protein: MRRIAWFRRSAKVPLEARPFDLLCLTVAVVLAVHAPHMPIWLAAALAGTLGARWWQRRRRGGRAPALLKLPLVALLSGVVIFYYGSLFGREPGAALAVGLLVLKLLESETARDARVGAAFSCFALMSALLFDQGMVATVLVALGLLPALATLRALEPTHAAVPLPRELLPALGLLAASLPLALLAFVLVPRLSSPLWGTPNPGQARTGLSEDMSPGDFTDLLTDDRPAMRVSFDAAPPPTSQRYFRAYVMWNYDGRRWSHIGTGGTPGEVEHQSPLTRYTITLEASGQRVLPALDVPVEAPEQALLSFDYEVLSARPVNDTRTYTLRSASSYRLEPRLDDRERRRGLRLPAGFNPQTQALAQRWRAEFGSNDKAIVQAALKLFHDGGFSYTLAPAPLGRDAVDDFLFSTHEGFCEHYSSAFTVLMRAAGIPARVVTGYQGGYWNELGNYLLVRQSDAHAWSEVWLPGQGWRRVDPTAAVRPERVRLGAAAAATGEATGWSPSQWWLGLRNRWDVVNRWWNQGVIGFDTLRQHGLLTPFGLRDADPGMLGLLLAIGGSLFAALGLAWAMWKRPANDPARASMQLLERRLASLGVVRRHSEGPQHFFIRAARALPTHRAELERLMRTYLELRYAYDEPPAELLKNFRQAARDFRPRRMVK; this comes from the coding sequence ATGAGGCGCATCGCATGGTTTCGCCGCAGCGCCAAGGTGCCGCTCGAGGCGCGCCCGTTCGACCTGCTGTGCCTCACCGTCGCCGTGGTGCTCGCGGTGCACGCGCCGCACATGCCGATATGGCTGGCCGCCGCCCTCGCCGGCACGCTGGGAGCCCGCTGGTGGCAGCGTCGCCGGCGCGGCGGTCGCGCGCCGGCACTGCTGAAGCTGCCGCTGGTCGCGCTGCTTTCCGGCGTGGTGATCTTCTACTACGGCAGCCTGTTCGGGCGCGAGCCCGGCGCCGCGTTGGCCGTCGGCCTGCTTGTCCTGAAATTGCTGGAATCGGAAACGGCGCGCGACGCGCGGGTCGGCGCCGCCTTCTCCTGCTTCGCGCTGATGAGCGCGCTGCTGTTCGACCAGGGCATGGTCGCGACGGTACTGGTGGCGCTGGGCCTGCTGCCGGCGCTGGCCACGCTGCGCGCGCTCGAACCGACCCATGCGGCGGTCCCGCTTCCACGCGAACTGTTGCCCGCACTTGGATTGCTGGCTGCCTCGCTCCCGCTGGCGCTGCTGGCCTTCGTGCTGGTGCCGCGCCTGAGCTCCCCGCTGTGGGGCACGCCCAATCCGGGACAAGCGCGAACCGGCCTCAGCGAGGACATGTCGCCCGGCGATTTCACCGATCTCCTCACCGACGACCGGCCGGCCATGCGGGTGAGCTTCGACGCCGCTCCGCCGCCGACATCGCAGCGCTACTTCCGCGCGTACGTCATGTGGAATTACGACGGACGCCGCTGGAGCCACATCGGCACCGGCGGCACACCCGGCGAGGTCGAGCACCAGAGCCCGTTGACGCGCTACACCATCACCCTGGAGGCCAGCGGCCAGCGCGTGCTGCCCGCGCTGGATGTACCTGTCGAAGCACCGGAGCAGGCGCTGCTCAGCTTCGATTACGAGGTGCTGTCCGCGCGGCCCGTGAACGACACGCGGACCTATACGCTGCGCTCCGCCTCGTCCTATCGCCTGGAACCGCGTCTCGACGATCGCGAGCGCCGACGCGGACTGCGGCTTCCCGCCGGCTTCAACCCGCAGACGCAGGCGCTCGCGCAACGCTGGCGCGCCGAGTTCGGCAGCAACGACAAGGCAATCGTGCAGGCGGCGCTGAAGCTGTTCCACGATGGAGGCTTCAGTTACACGCTCGCGCCCGCGCCGCTGGGCAGGGATGCGGTCGACGACTTCCTGTTCTCCACCCACGAAGGCTTCTGCGAACACTATTCCTCCGCGTTCACCGTGCTGATGCGCGCGGCCGGCATTCCCGCACGCGTGGTCACGGGTTATCAGGGCGGTTACTGGAATGAACTGGGCAATTACCTGCTGGTGCGCCAGTCGGATGCGCACGCATGGAGCGAAGTCTGGCTACCGGGCCAAGGCTGGCGACGCGTCGACCCCACGGCGGCGGTGCGGCCCGAGCGCGTCAGGCTTGGCGCCGCCGCGGCGGCGACCGGCGAGGCGACAGGCTGGTCGCCCAGTCAATGGTGGCTCGGACTGCGCAACCGCTGGGACGTCGTCAACCGCTGGTGGAACCAAGGCGTTATCGGCTTTGACACACTGCGACAGCATGGATTGCTGACGCCGTTCGGCCTGCGCGACGCCGACCCGGGCATGTTGGGGTTGCTGCTGGCCATCGGTGGTTCGTTGTTCGCGGCGCTGGGACTTGCGTGGGCGATGTGGAAGCGCCCCGCGAACGACCCGGCACGCGCATCGATGCAGTTGTTGGAGCGGCGGTTGGCTTCGCTGGGCGTGGTACGCCGCCACAGCGAAGGACCGCAGCACTTCTTCATCCGCGCGGCTCGGGCCCTCCCCACCCATCGCGCGGAATTGGAGCGCTTGATGAGGACGTATCTGGAATTGCGTTACGCCTACGACGAGCCGCCCGCGGAACTGCTGAAGAACTTTCGACAGGCCGCACGGGACTTTCGACCGCGTCGCATGGTCAAATGA
- a CDS encoding Slp family lipoprotein, translating into MSMYKPLILATAIGTLAACATVPQPLQGTFTEITSVGAQQGGGGEVQVRWGGQIIETRPGPNETCFFILQRPLDDQARPKAASSSNSDTQGRFVACRAGFYDPEVFTRDRDITVTGVLHGTMQEKVGEYNYAYPRVDANVVYLWPERVMVNYGPGWYDPFWGPYWGPWGPYGWGGYGYWGGYYPTRVIVRPVPRPMPPPPHH; encoded by the coding sequence ATGTCCATGTACAAGCCGTTGATTCTCGCGACTGCCATCGGCACGCTGGCCGCCTGCGCAACGGTGCCGCAGCCACTGCAAGGCACGTTCACCGAGATCACGTCGGTCGGCGCCCAGCAGGGCGGCGGTGGTGAAGTGCAGGTGCGCTGGGGCGGCCAGATCATCGAAACCCGGCCCGGTCCCAACGAAACCTGCTTCTTCATCCTGCAGCGCCCGCTGGACGACCAGGCGCGCCCGAAGGCCGCCAGCAGCAGCAACAGTGATACGCAAGGCCGCTTCGTCGCGTGCCGCGCAGGCTTCTACGATCCGGAAGTGTTCACCCGCGATCGCGACATCACCGTCACCGGCGTATTGCACGGCACCATGCAGGAGAAGGTGGGCGAGTACAACTACGCCTACCCGCGCGTGGACGCCAACGTGGTTTACCTGTGGCCGGAGCGCGTGATGGTGAATTACGGCCCCGGCTGGTACGACCCGTTCTGGGGCCCGTACTGGGGTCCGTGGGGGCCGTATGGCTGGGGCGGCTATGGCTACTGGGGTGGCTACTACCCGACGCGCGTGATCGTGCGGCCGGTGCCTCGTCCCATGCCACCACCGCCGCATCACTGA